From Halanaeroarchaeum sulfurireducens, a single genomic window includes:
- a CDS encoding DUF7854 family protein, with amino-acid sequence MDRIAAIRNVEDALAAFERGEIDLETMEERVQGILRTYATEYPDDGTRAYRASGDPRADGLVVLASDRSEARERLGALLDGDLDFEVEPLT; translated from the coding sequence ATGGATCGTATCGCTGCCATCCGTAACGTCGAGGATGCCCTCGCCGCCTTCGAACGCGGCGAGATCGATCTCGAGACGATGGAAGAGCGCGTCCAGGGGATCCTCCGGACCTACGCGACGGAGTACCCGGATGACGGTACGCGGGCCTATCGTGCAAGCGGCGACCCGCGGGCCGACGGGCTCGTGGTGCTCGCCTCGGACCGGTCGGAGGCCCGCGAGCGTTTGGGGGCGCTGCTCGACGGCGATCTCGATTTTGAGGTCGAACCTCTCACATAA
- a CDS encoding DUF7855 family protein has protein sequence MLLVVTYSTDARGSLRNTCRAHPEAVVRRFGRAALLQETELGALLALRLRGKHGEAVQIERTTPLNEYADVPDSVREAAEAFEERDRPSTSYANFVAGTDHPAVEELRDVDL, from the coding sequence GTGCTGCTCGTGGTCACCTACTCGACCGACGCCCGGGGCAGTCTCCGAAACACCTGTCGGGCACACCCGGAGGCTGTCGTCCGTCGTTTCGGCCGAGCGGCGCTCCTACAGGAGACGGAACTCGGGGCGCTACTGGCACTCCGGCTCCGGGGGAAACACGGGGAGGCGGTCCAGATCGAACGGACGACGCCCCTGAACGAGTACGCGGACGTCCCCGACAGCGTTCGCGAGGCGGCGGAGGCGTTCGAGGAACGCGACCGTCCGAGCACGTCGTACGCGAACTTCGTCGCGGGAACCGACCATCCGGCGGTCGAGGAACTTCGTGATGTCGACCTATGA
- a CDS encoding DUF7856 family protein, with the protein MKVALNGTVRQGQAVDLRDAPLEAARIVAAIRDPDGPLVSCPPPGPVHSFVGHVESGMHLSLRAALAAAARSRAIRSEYDDAIDELDRRIEAIAVEQVDLASARRRAASAGADVAALRERVARLRGRLEADREAGRESGESEAELRDAIAALSEAETDRLAAEQALVAAERDARAARDARDRRLSLVDDRDNLARQARSALANREYPRFRRALASLPVEGRAGDGPGEFDGAPAAAALAVARIARLHAPVVLADGPFSSPVVARAALHAPVVLV; encoded by the coding sequence ATGAAGGTGGCCCTGAACGGGACCGTCCGCCAGGGCCAGGCGGTTGACCTTCGAGACGCACCGCTCGAAGCGGCCCGGATCGTGGCCGCCATCCGGGATCCCGACGGGCCGCTGGTTAGCTGTCCGCCTCCGGGACCGGTCCACTCGTTCGTCGGTCACGTGGAATCCGGGATGCACCTCTCGCTCCGGGCTGCCCTGGCCGCCGCGGCGCGCTCGCGAGCAATTCGATCGGAATACGACGACGCCATCGACGAGCTCGACCGCAGGATCGAGGCCATCGCGGTCGAACAGGTCGATCTGGCCTCGGCCCGTCGGCGGGCGGCATCGGCGGGCGCAGACGTGGCGGCTCTCCGCGAACGTGTGGCGCGGCTGCGCGGTCGGTTGGAGGCAGATCGGGAGGCGGGCCGGGAGTCGGGCGAATCGGAGGCGGAGTTACGGGACGCGATCGCAGCCCTTTCCGAGGCGGAGACCGACCGACTTGCGGCTGAACAGGCGCTCGTCGCCGCCGAACGGGACGCACGGGCGGCGCGTGACGCCCGCGACCGTCGGCTGTCGCTGGTCGACGATCGTGACAACCTGGCCAGACAGGCGCGGTCGGCGCTCGCGAACCGGGAGTATCCGCGGTTTCGTCGCGCGCTCGCGTCCCTGCCGGTCGAGGGCCGGGCGGGCGACGGCCCGGGTGAGTTCGACGGGGCGCCCGCGGCCGCCGCGCTGGCCGTGGCGCGCATCGCGCGGCTCCACGCGCCGGTCGTTCTCGCGGACGGCCCCTTCTCGAGCCCCGTCGTCGCTCGGGCCGCCCTTCACGCACCGGTCGTGCTCGTGTGA
- a CDS encoding DUF7857 domain-containing protein, whose amino-acid sequence MYLRATVHEADGVTLVSLVVRNDADEPRRFRVANRLDGPVWPPRRHGTVAAGWDEAGYEGVLAASGTRPLGYATRGPPADPPAELVWSEPAGASEPEATSAEAIIRSFGDPRPPAAVAIPAYLRPWDERESGDDRP is encoded by the coding sequence ATGTACCTGCGAGCAACGGTTCACGAGGCGGATGGCGTGACGCTCGTCTCGCTCGTCGTCCGCAACGACGCGGACGAACCGCGACGGTTCCGCGTGGCCAACCGCCTGGACGGTCCGGTCTGGCCGCCGCGCCGCCACGGGACGGTCGCGGCGGGCTGGGACGAGGCGGGATACGAGGGCGTTCTGGCGGCCAGTGGCACGCGTCCGCTCGGCTACGCGACGCGCGGACCGCCCGCCGATCCGCCTGCCGAACTCGTGTGGTCGGAGCCGGCCGGAGCCTCCGAACCCGAGGCGACGAGCGCCGAGGCGATCATCCGGTCGTTCGGCGATCCCAGACCACCCGCGGCGGTCGCGATCCCGGCGTACCTTCGGCCATGGGACGAACGCGAATCGGGGGACGACCGACCGTGA
- a CDS encoding nucleotide-binding protein: MILSVCGGKGGVGKSTVSLALGHVLDAVVVDADLTMADLPVDAGPTLQDVLADRARAVPAVRDGWAVAVLPAARSLTSAHASDPASLVDVLARLDEAYGTVVVDGPAGLGADAALPMTVADACVLVTTPATAAVADAVRTRELARELEAGIGAVVLNRVRDRRPPIERRLGGPVVTVPESGAVATATTRGVPVTLHAPDATAAERFRQLAGRLNRVTRRSRFER; encoded by the coding sequence GTGATTCTCAGCGTGTGTGGGGGAAAGGGTGGCGTGGGCAAGTCCACCGTCTCGCTGGCCCTGGGCCACGTTCTGGATGCGGTGGTCGTCGACGCGGATTTGACCATGGCCGACCTCCCGGTCGACGCGGGCCCCACGCTCCAGGACGTGTTGGCGGACAGGGCCCGAGCCGTCCCGGCGGTCCGCGATGGCTGGGCGGTCGCCGTTCTCCCAGCCGCTCGCTCGCTTACCAGTGCGCATGCCAGCGATCCGGCATCGCTCGTGGACGTGCTGGCCCGTCTGGACGAGGCGTACGGGACGGTCGTCGTCGACGGACCGGCGGGGCTGGGTGCCGACGCGGCCCTCCCGATGACGGTGGCTGACGCCTGCGTGCTCGTGACGACGCCGGCGACCGCCGCCGTCGCGGATGCGGTGCGCACGCGGGAGCTCGCCCGGGAACTCGAGGCCGGCATCGGCGCGGTCGTGCTCAACCGCGTCCGTGACCGCCGTCCCCCGATCGAGCGGCGGCTCGGGGGCCCCGTCGTGACGGTTCCGGAGTCTGGCGCGGTCGCGACCGCGACGACCCGTGGTGTCCCGGTCACGCTACACGCACCGGACGCCACGGCGGCAGAACGGTTTCGGCAGTTGGCCGGGCGACTCAATCGCGTAACGCGACGCTCGCGCTTCGAACGGTGA
- a CDS encoding transcription initiation factor IIB, which translates to MSTTQSNSCPECAGALRTDGTETVCQQCGLVVAEDPIDHGPEWRNFSDGPNRERTGAPLTRSRHDRGLSTEIGRSTRLKGRKRRQVARMRTQHDRARVGSTAERNQIYAFTEIRRLAGALSLPRSVRDQACVLFDSAQDGDLLRGRSLEGFAAATVYAVCRTNGLARTIGEIADVARAEERELQVAYDAMNRDLGLSTGPIPPRTYLPRFATELGLSATVERDARALVAETGAAVGGRNPGGVAAAGLYLAAKETDEQITQAAAAEVADVSVVTVRSASVALRD; encoded by the coding sequence ATGAGCACGACCCAGTCGAACTCGTGTCCGGAGTGTGCCGGCGCGTTGCGAACCGACGGAACCGAGACGGTATGCCAGCAGTGCGGACTCGTCGTGGCGGAGGACCCCATCGACCACGGCCCCGAGTGGCGAAACTTCTCGGACGGACCGAACCGCGAGCGGACCGGCGCGCCGCTGACGCGCTCGCGCCACGACCGCGGCCTCTCGACGGAGATCGGGCGCTCGACCCGGCTCAAGGGCCGCAAGCGGCGGCAGGTCGCTCGCATGCGAACCCAACACGACCGCGCCCGAGTCGGTTCGACCGCGGAACGAAACCAGATCTACGCCTTCACCGAGATTCGCCGGCTGGCCGGCGCGCTCTCGTTGCCCCGGAGCGTCCGCGATCAGGCCTGCGTCCTCTTCGACAGCGCCCAGGACGGGGACCTGTTGCGCGGTCGCTCCCTCGAAGGATTCGCTGCGGCGACCGTCTACGCGGTTTGCCGGACGAACGGGCTGGCACGGACGATCGGCGAGATCGCGGACGTCGCCCGTGCCGAGGAGCGCGAGCTGCAGGTGGCCTACGATGCGATGAACCGCGACCTCGGGTTATCGACCGGACCCATCCCGCCACGGACCTACCTGCCACGGTTCGCCACCGAACTCGGCCTCTCGGCGACGGTCGAACGAGACGCCCGTGCGCTCGTCGCGGAAACTGGGGCGGCCGTCGGCGGCCGAAATCCGGGCGGCGTCGCTGCGGCGGGGCTCTACCTCGCGGCGAAGGAGACGGACGAACAAATAACGCAGGCGGCCGCAGCCGAGGTGGCCGATGTCAGCGTGGTCACCGTTCGAAGCGCGAGCGTCGCGTTACGCGATTGA
- a CDS encoding DUF7858 family protein: MGLSDIAEGLTVTERQRDRGVATVDRTDPTLNATVARYAAGLPCEVEPAAILVDEYVGGASVGDAAANAGLPAITGAKVLFRLGFDGLSPLSPLGREVLRDWLDGEIGRTDARALADASEAEFALATYIETHEPLSGAREGVATALGSDTDASVAKRDALADTMSDVGDLR, encoded by the coding sequence ATGGGGCTGTCCGACATCGCGGAGGGGCTCACGGTCACGGAGCGCCAGCGCGACCGCGGCGTCGCGACCGTCGACCGGACCGACCCCACGTTGAATGCGACCGTCGCCCGGTACGCGGCCGGTCTCCCCTGCGAGGTAGAGCCCGCAGCGATCCTGGTGGACGAGTACGTGGGCGGTGCGAGTGTGGGAGATGCCGCCGCGAACGCGGGCCTGCCCGCGATCACCGGCGCGAAGGTGCTCTTCCGACTGGGGTTCGATGGCCTGTCGCCGCTCTCACCGCTCGGCCGCGAGGTCCTCCGCGACTGGCTCGACGGGGAGATCGGTCGCACGGACGCCCGGGCGCTCGCGGACGCGAGCGAGGCGGAATTCGCCCTTGCAACGTATATCGAGACCCACGAACCGCTTTCGGGCGCCCGCGAAGGCGTCGCCACCGCCCTCGGGTCCGACACCGACGCATCCGTCGCCAAGCGGGACGCCCTCGCAGACACGATGAGCGACGTGGGCGACCTCCGCTGA
- a CDS encoding ParA family protein, translating to MHVRTAALVGVTGGAGTTRTAVELAGALARAGRSVLVFDLNFATQGLSQSVGGRIDPDVTSVLTDEEIAVTDATIPWAVPGEGRLSVLPAFAPFVDVAEAKTVAAAERVGDRLREATDSFDHVLLDVPPIASNQAVAGVDAADRVAAVLPATDRGVDALQRTRGRLDDVGADLDVTIATRTTPSAAPGDADATIPTLPAKPAPDRPVTVDGSGDAVAAVVETAARLFEIELAVASDHGGDTVMKRMRRRLG from the coding sequence ATGCACGTACGCACCGCCGCGCTGGTCGGCGTCACGGGTGGCGCCGGCACCACGCGGACTGCAGTCGAACTGGCTGGCGCGCTGGCGCGGGCCGGCCGTTCGGTCCTGGTCTTCGATCTGAATTTCGCCACGCAAGGGCTCTCCCAGTCGGTCGGGGGCCGCATCGATCCCGACGTGACGTCGGTGCTCACCGACGAGGAGATCGCCGTCACCGACGCGACGATACCGTGGGCCGTGCCGGGCGAGGGACGGCTGTCCGTCCTCCCGGCGTTCGCCCCCTTCGTCGACGTCGCCGAGGCGAAGACGGTGGCAGCCGCCGAGCGGGTCGGCGACCGCCTGCGCGAAGCGACTGACTCCTTCGACCACGTCCTCCTCGACGTGCCGCCGATCGCCTCGAACCAGGCTGTCGCGGGAGTGGACGCGGCGGATCGGGTCGCCGCAGTCCTCCCGGCGACCGACCGGGGCGTCGACGCCCTCCAGCGGACGCGAGGCCGACTCGATGACGTCGGGGCGGACCTCGACGTGACCATCGCGACGAGAACCACGCCGTCGGCGGCCCCGGGCGACGCCGACGCCACGATCCCCACACTCCCGGCGAAACCGGCCCCGGACCGTCCGGTAACGGTCGACGGGAGCGGTGACGCCGTTGCTGCGGTCGTGGAGACGGCGGCGAGGCTCTTCGAGATCGAACTCGCGGTCGCGTCCGACCACGGCGGGGACACGGTAATGAAACGGATGCGTCGACGACTCGGCTAA
- a CDS encoding HIT family protein: MDCIFCAIADGAADARVVAETESALAFLDANPLAPGHTLVVPKDHYETLDDLPPAEGRAVFSLLHRLVPAIEAAVDADGSTVGFNNGAAAGQEVDHVHGHVIPRFAGDGGGPIHGVVGSRPDLDEGDLDDIAAHIAAAVGE; encoded by the coding sequence ATGGACTGCATCTTCTGTGCCATCGCCGACGGTGCTGCGGACGCGAGAGTCGTCGCCGAGACCGAGAGCGCACTCGCGTTCCTCGACGCGAACCCGCTCGCGCCGGGGCACACGCTCGTCGTCCCGAAAGACCACTACGAGACGCTCGACGACCTCCCGCCTGCGGAGGGGCGGGCCGTCTTCTCGCTGCTCCACCGGCTGGTCCCCGCGATCGAGGCGGCCGTCGACGCGGACGGTTCGACCGTGGGATTCAACAACGGGGCCGCCGCCGGCCAGGAGGTCGATCACGTTCACGGCCACGTCATCCCCCGGTTCGCTGGCGACGGCGGCGGACCGATTCACGGCGTGGTGGGTTCGCGCCCCGACCTCGACGAGGGCGATCTCGACGACATCGCCGCACACATCGCAGCCGCGGTCGGCGAGTAG
- the ileS gene encoding isoleucine--tRNA ligase has translation MTDFAGDVPDQYDPHAVEERVFEYWDEVDAYERTKAHREDGEDFFFVDGPPYTSGAAHMGTTWNKALKDAYIRYLRMSGYNVTDRPGYDMHGLPIETKVEERLGFENKKDIEEFGEEQFIEECKAFADEQLEGLQSDFKSFGVWMDWEDPYKTVDPQYMEAAWWGFQRAHDRGLVERGKRSINQCPRCETGIANNEVEYEEVSDPSIYVKFPLREQAGYLVIWTTTPWTIPGNTFVAVDGEATYAAVEAENDGETEVLYVAEDLIEDALTEGRYDDYEVLETVDGEEMVGWTYDHPLATEVPDHPDDEGTRQVYTADYVEADRTGLVHSAPGHGEVDFERGKELGLEVFCPVAGDGVYTDEAGEYAGEYVRDANERIMADLDEKGLLLARGTVEHSYGHCWRCDTPVIQLATDQWFITITDIKDELLENIEDSDWYPEWARDNRFRDFVEEAPDWNVSRQRYWGIPIPIWIPEGSADSSVNGGGETAGGWSGDMDEAIVVGTREELAELVDQDIDPETVDLHKPTVDDLTITRDGTTYTRVEDVFDVWLDSSVASWGTIGFPEEDEDFEELWPADLIMEAHDQTRGWFWSQLGMGSAALGEVPYEQVLMHGYANMPDGRGMSKSKGILIDPHEVIEEHGRDPMRMFLLSATPQGEDMRFSWDGTETMQRDLNILWNAFRFPLPYMEMDGVEPDALDIEDGTATWTQPDGQVRETPLERVDRWLLSRLQAVVHDANEGWEDFEQHRALESVREFLVEDVSRYYIQVVRERMWDETATDSKLAAYATLVHALREAVVLLAPYAPFATEEIYQRLTGGEGHPTVHMCDWPEPRETLRDTALEQDVAILRDIEEAGSHARQQAGRKLRWPVTRVVVDTEDDRVVTALERHGDLLAERLNARRVELIDPAGTWGDLRYTATADMGVLGPEFGEDAQDIMNAINAAKVDERNLALFREAVEEELGEPVELTYDMIEFEEITPEDVAGSDFEGGTIYVDATLTDVVESEGYAREVIRRVQELRKDLDLDLDAEIALEIVVYDERVGELIAEREDLIASEVRARELRDVEDGLREQYEIEGVDVELTIAPAE, from the coding sequence ATGACCGATTTCGCCGGCGACGTTCCGGACCAGTACGACCCCCACGCGGTCGAGGAGCGCGTGTTCGAGTACTGGGACGAGGTCGACGCCTACGAGAGGACGAAAGCTCACCGCGAGGACGGCGAGGACTTCTTCTTCGTGGACGGTCCGCCGTACACCTCCGGGGCGGCACACATGGGAACGACCTGGAACAAGGCCCTCAAGGACGCCTACATCCGGTATCTCCGGATGTCGGGCTACAACGTGACCGACCGGCCGGGCTACGACATGCACGGCCTGCCCATCGAGACGAAAGTCGAGGAGCGCCTGGGCTTCGAGAACAAAAAGGACATCGAGGAGTTTGGCGAGGAGCAGTTCATCGAGGAGTGCAAGGCCTTCGCCGACGAGCAACTCGAAGGGCTACAGAGCGACTTCAAGTCCTTTGGCGTCTGGATGGACTGGGAGGACCCCTACAAGACGGTCGACCCGCAGTACATGGAGGCCGCCTGGTGGGGATTCCAGCGTGCCCACGACCGGGGTCTGGTCGAGCGGGGCAAACGCTCCATCAACCAGTGTCCCCGGTGTGAGACCGGCATCGCCAACAACGAAGTGGAGTACGAGGAGGTCTCGGACCCCTCGATCTACGTGAAGTTTCCCCTGCGCGAGCAAGCTGGTTATCTGGTTATCTGGACCACCACGCCCTGGACCATCCCGGGCAACACCTTCGTCGCGGTCGACGGCGAGGCGACGTACGCAGCCGTCGAGGCGGAAAACGACGGGGAGACCGAGGTGCTCTACGTCGCGGAGGACCTGATCGAGGACGCTCTGACTGAGGGCCGCTACGACGACTACGAGGTCCTGGAGACGGTCGACGGCGAGGAGATGGTCGGCTGGACCTACGACCACCCGCTCGCCACGGAGGTCCCCGACCACCCCGACGACGAGGGGACCAGACAGGTCTACACCGCCGACTACGTCGAGGCCGATCGCACCGGGCTCGTCCACTCCGCGCCCGGCCACGGGGAGGTCGACTTCGAGCGCGGCAAGGAACTCGGGCTTGAGGTCTTCTGTCCCGTCGCGGGCGACGGCGTCTACACCGACGAGGCCGGGGAGTACGCCGGCGAATACGTCCGTGACGCCAACGAGCGCATCATGGCCGATCTCGACGAGAAGGGGTTGTTGCTCGCTCGCGGAACGGTCGAACACTCCTACGGCCACTGCTGGCGCTGCGACACGCCGGTCATTCAGCTCGCCACTGATCAGTGGTTCATCACGATCACGGACATCAAAGACGAACTCCTCGAGAACATCGAGGACAGCGACTGGTACCCGGAGTGGGCCCGCGACAACCGTTTCCGCGACTTCGTAGAAGAGGCCCCGGACTGGAACGTCTCCCGGCAGCGCTACTGGGGCATCCCGATTCCCATCTGGATCCCCGAGGGAAGCGCGGACTCGTCCGTGAACGGAGGCGGTGAAACCGCCGGAGGCTGGTCGGGCGACATGGACGAGGCCATCGTCGTGGGCACCCGCGAGGAACTCGCGGAGCTGGTCGATCAGGATATCGACCCCGAGACCGTCGATCTCCACAAGCCGACCGTCGACGACCTCACCATCACCCGCGACGGGACGACCTACACTCGCGTCGAGGACGTCTTCGACGTCTGGCTCGACTCCTCGGTCGCAAGCTGGGGTACCATCGGGTTCCCCGAGGAGGATGAGGACTTCGAGGAACTCTGGCCCGCGGACCTCATCATGGAGGCCCACGACCAGACCCGCGGGTGGTTCTGGTCCCAACTCGGCATGGGCAGCGCAGCACTGGGCGAGGTACCCTACGAGCAGGTACTCATGCACGGCTACGCCAACATGCCCGATGGACGCGGCATGTCGAAATCCAAGGGAATCCTCATCGATCCCCACGAGGTGATCGAAGAGCATGGTCGCGACCCGATGCGGATGTTCCTCCTCTCGGCGACCCCCCAGGGCGAGGACATGCGCTTTTCCTGGGACGGGACGGAGACGATGCAACGCGACCTGAACATCCTCTGGAACGCGTTTCGCTTCCCGCTGCCATACATGGAGATGGACGGCGTCGAGCCCGACGCACTCGACATCGAGGACGGCACCGCGACCTGGACCCAACCCGACGGCCAGGTCCGCGAGACCCCGCTCGAACGCGTCGACCGCTGGCTCCTCTCGCGCCTCCAGGCGGTCGTCCACGACGCGAACGAGGGCTGGGAGGATTTCGAACAGCACCGCGCCCTCGAATCCGTCCGCGAGTTCCTCGTCGAGGACGTCTCGCGATACTACATCCAGGTCGTCCGCGAACGCATGTGGGACGAGACGGCGACCGACTCGAAACTCGCCGCCTACGCCACGCTCGTCCACGCGCTCCGCGAGGCGGTCGTCCTGCTCGCGCCCTACGCGCCGTTCGCCACCGAGGAGATCTATCAGCGACTGACCGGCGGGGAGGGTCACCCGACCGTTCACATGTGCGACTGGCCGGAGCCCCGGGAGACCCTTCGCGACACCGCCCTCGAACAGGACGTCGCGATCCTCCGCGACATCGAGGAGGCCGGCTCGCACGCACGCCAGCAGGCCGGCCGCAAGCTCCGCTGGCCGGTCACGCGCGTGGTCGTCGACACGGAGGACGACCGGGTCGTCACGGCCTTAGAACGCCACGGCGATCTGCTGGCCGAGCGGCTGAACGCCCGGCGGGTCGAACTCATCGACCCCGCGGGGACCTGGGGCGACCTCCGGTACACCGCCACCGCGGACATGGGCGTCCTCGGTCCGGAGTTCGGTGAGGACGCACAGGACATCATGAACGCCATTAACGCGGCCAAGGTCGACGAACGGAACCTCGCGCTCTTCCGGGAGGCAGTCGAGGAGGAACTCGGCGAACCCGTCGAACTCACCTACGACATGATCGAGTTCGAGGAGATCACCCCGGAGGACGTCGCGGGTTCGGACTTCGAGGGCGGCACCATCTACGTCGACGCCACCCTGACCGACGTGGTCGAGAGCGAGGGGTACGCCCGGGAGGTCATCCGCCGCGTGCAGGAGCTGCGCAAGGACCTCGACCTTGATCTCGACGCCGAGATCGCTCTGGAGATCGTCGTCTACGACGAACGCGTGGGCGAACTGATCGCCGAGCGCGAGGACCTCATCGCCTCGGAGGTCCGGGCTCGCGAACTCCGCGACGTCGAGGACGGTCTGCGCGAGCAGTACGAGATCGAGGGCGTCGACGTCGAACTCACCATCGCGCCGGCCGAGTAA
- the prs gene encoding ribose-phosphate diphosphokinase gives MIVSTRDSQTVAAAIAEETGDTLAETDYEQFPDGELLVEVPPIEGRAVVVGSTVSSEAHLELLLLQDAVREAGATAVVTVIPYMGYARQDEAFTEGQPVSARAVAQAISTGTDRVVAVNLHEAAVADFFDVPVDHVDAAGVLADPLPADLDSPVFLSPDEGAIGLAETVRDANGTGAVDYFEKERDYDSGAVTVTPSEIEVADRDVVVVDDIVATGSTMSEAIAILQDRDPNRVFVATVHPLFVGNARSKLANAGVAAVFGTDTIERAVSATSVAPVVAATL, from the coding sequence ATGATCGTCAGCACGAGGGACTCCCAGACCGTCGCCGCCGCGATTGCCGAGGAAACCGGCGATACACTGGCCGAGACCGACTACGAGCAATTCCCGGACGGCGAACTGCTCGTCGAAGTACCACCCATCGAGGGACGAGCCGTCGTCGTCGGCTCGACCGTTTCCAGCGAGGCTCACCTCGAACTCCTGCTCCTGCAGGACGCCGTCAGGGAGGCGGGGGCCACAGCGGTCGTCACCGTCATCCCGTACATGGGCTATGCCCGCCAGGACGAGGCCTTCACTGAGGGACAACCCGTCTCCGCCCGGGCAGTCGCCCAGGCCATCTCGACTGGGACCGACCGCGTCGTCGCGGTGAACCTCCACGAAGCGGCCGTCGCGGACTTCTTCGACGTCCCGGTCGACCACGTCGACGCCGCCGGCGTGCTCGCGGATCCCCTTCCGGCCGACCTCGACTCGCCCGTCTTCCTCTCGCCCGACGAGGGCGCCATCGGTCTCGCGGAGACGGTCCGTGACGCAAACGGGACGGGTGCCGTCGACTACTTCGAGAAAGAGCGTGATTACGACAGCGGCGCGGTGACCGTTACCCCGAGCGAGATCGAGGTGGCCGACCGCGACGTGGTCGTCGTCGACGACATCGTCGCCACCGGATCGACAATGAGCGAGGCCATCGCGATCTTGCAGGATCGCGATCCGAATCGCGTGTTCGTCGCCACCGTCCATCCGCTGTTCGTCGGCAACGCCCGGAGTAAGCTTGCGAACGCCGGCGTGGCGGCCGTCTTCGGGACCGACACCATCGAGCGGGCCGTCTCGGCCACCTCGGTGGCCCCGGTCGTCGCGGCAACCCTCTGA
- the glmM gene encoding phosphoglucosamine mutase, producing MDVFGSSGVRGVANEELTPSFALRVALAAGTVWDAERVAVARDTRTTGRMLANAATSGLQSAGVDVDRLGVVPTPALQSYCEAAGVPGVMITASHNPPEYNGVKLVGADGIELPVTELERIEEVLVAESFETTRWDGTGSDDAVDGARRRYLTELLAAVDRDRIADAELTVAIDPGNGAGAFTSPEFFRRLGCDVVTVNAQGDGHFPGRDPEPVVETLDDLGALVRAADADVGIAHDGDADRAVFFDETGAFVEGDTTLAALAAAELEPGDTTVSAVTVSQRLVDVVDRKGAELELTSIGSTHIMTRIRELREAGETVPVAGEGNGGVIFPSYRVNRDGAYTAARFLELLADAPASEVLAPYDGYENVRVNVPYETDAERDRLVDAIADYAEAAEGAEYTTIDGYRLDYGDAWVLARPSGTEPVVRIYAEARERSRAATLVEDVKERLRDALDGS from the coding sequence ATGGACGTATTCGGGTCGAGCGGCGTTCGTGGCGTGGCGAACGAGGAGCTGACCCCCTCGTTCGCCCTGCGCGTGGCACTGGCGGCGGGGACCGTCTGGGACGCGGAGCGGGTCGCCGTCGCCCGTGACACCAGGACGACCGGGCGTATGCTGGCGAACGCCGCGACGAGCGGGCTGCAGAGCGCCGGCGTGGACGTCGACCGGTTGGGCGTCGTCCCGACCCCTGCCCTCCAGTCCTACTGCGAGGCAGCGGGGGTGCCGGGCGTGATGATCACGGCGTCGCACAACCCGCCCGAGTACAATGGCGTCAAACTCGTAGGGGCGGACGGGATCGAACTCCCGGTCACGGAACTGGAGCGCATCGAGGAGGTCCTCGTTGCCGAGTCCTTCGAGACCACGCGCTGGGACGGGACTGGCTCCGACGACGCCGTCGATGGTGCCCGCCGTCGCTACCTCACAGAACTGCTGGCCGCGGTGGACCGTGACCGCATCGCCGACGCGGAACTGACGGTCGCCATCGATCCGGGCAACGGAGCGGGCGCGTTCACCAGCCCGGAGTTCTTCCGCCGCCTGGGCTGTGACGTCGTGACCGTCAACGCCCAGGGCGACGGCCACTTTCCGGGGCGCGACCCAGAGCCGGTAGTCGAGACCCTGGACGACCTCGGCGCGCTCGTTCGGGCGGCCGACGCGGACGTGGGCATCGCCCACGACGGCGACGCCGACCGGGCCGTTTTCTTCGACGAGACCGGCGCCTTCGTCGAGGGCGACACCACGCTGGCGGCGCTTGCCGCGGCCGAACTCGAGCCCGGCGACACCACCGTCTCGGCCGTCACCGTTTCCCAGCGGCTGGTCGACGTCGTGGATCGCAAAGGTGCAGAACTCGAACTGACATCGATCGGCAGCACCCATATCATGACCCGTATCCGCGAGTTGCGCGAGGCCGGCGAGACCGTCCCGGTCGCCGGCGAGGGGAACGGCGGCGTCATCTTCCCATCGTATCGCGTGAACCGTGACGGTGCGTACACGGCGGCACGGTTCCTCGAACTGCTCGCCGACGCGCCCGCGAGCGAGGTCCTCGCGCCGTACGACGGCTACGAGAACGTTCGAGTGAACGTTCCCTACGAGACGGACGCCGAGCGCGATCGCCTCGTGGACGCGATCGCGGACTACGCCGAAGCCGCCGAAGGCGCCGAGTACACCACCATCGACGGCTATCGCCTCGATTACGGTGACGCCTGGGTGCTCGCCCGACCGAGCGGCACCGAACCGGTGGTTCGCATTTACGCGGAGGCCCGAGAGCGGTCCCGGGCGGCCACGCTCGTCGAGGACGTAAAAGAGCGGCTTCGCGACGCGCTCGACGGGTCGTGA